The stretch of DNA CGCTCATCAGTACCGAGGATGATTTTTACAATGGCATTCGGGAAGGCACGGTGAATATTGAACCCGGTTTAACGGAGGGTTTGGAGGAAGAAGGCGTGTATTTGCCTCGCTTGGTTTATCTTGCTCAAGAGGGAACGGTTTTTTCCGATAAACTTGAGAATGGGGATGTCATTATTCTTGTGAATGGTGAAGAAGTGCTCACGGAAGATGATTTTTTTGCTACGATTGAAGGGAAAAATAGCATGGAGCTTGAGGTCTACCGGGAAGGAACCGGAATTTTTCCAGTTGTGATCTCTTTACCTGAGATGCATCCAATCATTTCCTTTATTGAGCCGGAGTCGCCTGCAGAACTGGCGGGCCTTCAAGTTCAGGATCAAATCCTTCGTTTGGAAGGGGAGCCCGTTTATACCGCTGAACAAATCCTTGGACAAATGCCCTTGCTTGCCGGGGAAGATTTGATCACTTATACGATTTTGAGAAGTGGAGAGGAACAGGAATTGATCTTTGAAATTGCTCCTCGGCCTGAAGACGGTCGGGTGGGTATTGGGATTTCGGATCTCATCCCAAACACGGGAAATCTTTCGCTCTATCAAACCTATGTGCCACACACTCTTGTGGGGTTTGAAAAGATTCAGTATGGGTGGGCTGCGCCTTGGGTGGCTTTTAACGAAATGGGGCGACTCGCCAAGCTCACGGCTGTTTCTTTTGTGGGAGTGATTCAACAATTCATCACGGGTGGAGGTGTCTCCGCCGGAGTTTCCGGTCCCGTGGGCATCGCGCAAATGACTTTTGTGACGCTTCAAGATGGATTTGCGGCCATGCTTCGTTTCATCGCTTTGCTTTCTTTGAGTTTGGGGGTCATCAATATTTTGCCGATTCCCGCTTTGGACGGAGGCAAATTTTTCTTTATTCTGGTGCGCGGAATCACGGGCAAAAAATTCAATCCCAAATATGAGCAGCTCATTCATGCCGCCGGCTTTTTGTTTCTCATCGTGCTCATTCTTGCGATCACCTTCAACGATATCATGAATTTATTTTAGGGTGTGAACAAGGGCTAACCCAACGGGTTGTTGTTCGCTTGCTTGTGAGCCACTAGCTTTGCGCCACTGCGGATTCTTCTGTCAAAGAGTTTTGCACAATTGTGCCTTGCGAGTTTTGAACAATTCCCGCAATAATGACATCCCATTTCCCATGCACTTATGTCTGCTGTTCTTCCCGGGCAAGATCTTTGGCTTCAAATTCTGGAAAAGGTTGAAGTAGAGCTTAAAAGGCCTCATTTCCTCACTTGGTTCCAAAACACCGCGCTGCTGTCTTTTCATGACGGTCTTTTGGTGGTGGGAGTGCCTAATATTTTTGCTAAGGATTGGCTTGAGAACAAAGTGGGCACGCAACTCATGGAAGCGATCAAGTCCGTGCATCCGGAGGTTCGTGAACTCATGATTGAAGTGGATCCGCATTTGGCTTTGCCCGAAGACAGTCGCGGGGTGGATGTGAACAAATCGTTTGGAACGAAAGAAAAGAAAACTCGCAAACTTCCGGGGCGCCAAGAAGTCCGTTTGCTTGAGGGAATTTCGAGCAAATGTCTGAACCCCAAATATTCTTTGCACAACTTTGTCGTTGGTCCCAGTAATCGTTTGGCCCACGCCGCCTCCTTGGCGGTGGGAATGAGCCCAGGGTCCATTTATAATCCTCTCTTCGTCTACGGGGGCGTGGGCCTCGGAAAAACCCATTTACTGCAAGCCACCGGAAATGAAATCTTGCGCAACGATCCCAACAAGGTGGTGGTGTACATGACCAGCGAACGGTTCACCAATGAAATTGTGGAAGCCATCGGAAAGCGCAACTCCAAAGATTTTAAGGATAAATACCGTCGAGTGGACTGTCTCATTATTGATGACATTCAATTCTTGGCCAACAAGGATCGTACGCAGGAAGAGTTTTTTCACACCTTCAATGAACTGTACGACAACGGAAAGCAAATCATCATCAGCTCCGATCGTCCCCCCAAAGAGTTGGACTCTTTGCAAGACCGTTTGGTGAGCCGCTTTGAAATGGGCATGATTGTGGATGTTCAGTTCCCCGATTACGAAACACGGCTTGCCATCCTGCATGCCAAGTGCCGTGACCATGAGGTTTTGATTCATCCCGAAGTCTTGGAGTTCATTGCCATGAATGTGCACGATTCCATTCGTGAGCTCGAAGGCGTGCTCATTCAAGCCATTGCTCAAGCCGAATTGGAACATTCTACTCCCACGGTTCGCAGCGTGGCCAAGATCATTAAAAAACTTGGGCGAGAAACTTCTTTGCAGTCGGACGGCGTGGTAGAAAACACGCAAGCCCTTCATGCGGAAGATGTGATTGATCTTGTGGGCCGCTATTTCCGTATTCCGGCTGAGGAACTTTTAGGGGATTCCAGAAAAAGTGGAGTCATTCTTCCCCGACAAGTGGTGATGTATTTGCTTCGTCACGAACTCAATCTTGCTTATGAACAGATTGGATCGGAGTGTGGAGGTAAAAACCACACCACGGTGATGCATGCGTGCACCAAAATTGAGAAGCAGCTTAAGAAAGATAAAAACTTGCTTCGCGACATCAATTCCATTAAGAAAGAGATGGGACTTTAGTCTATGCAGACCACTTACTACCGTCGTTACCAGGCTCCTAAGAAAAAAAACAGCAGTTTCCGCTCGTTCTTTTGGCTCGTTTTATTCTTGGTTTTTGCGCTTTTGTTGCTCCGTGCCTGTATCTCTGTTGCCAGCTCCATGCTGGAGGAAAAGAAAGATGAAGCCGTGCTCACGCTCTATAAAGGGGAGGCGGAGATTTTGGAATGGGGCCAACAGGAACCCAAAAAAGCTTCGGATGCACAGCTGATTTTGGAGGGAGATCAAGTGCGGGTTGGGCCCGATTCTTGGGCAATCCTTTCTTTTTACGATGACACTAAGATTTTTATGGACGCCAATAGTTCTTTGACGCTCTCTGCCGTTCAGATTGCCGAAGACAGCGAACAGGTGCTCTTGCAACTTACAGAGGGGCGCATTTGGGTGAATCACAAAGAAAACGAGGATCAAATTCTGGATGTTCGTGTTCAAACGGCAGCCATGAGTATTCAATCTCTGCAGGGACAATATTTGATTTCTCATTTGGGTGAGCAGGAAGCTCTTTTTGTGGAAGAGGGGCCGGTAACCGTGGAATATTTGGATCGCAGTGAAGAAGACCGCACCATTGAAACTTTGGTGTTTAAAGGGGGTGAGATGAGTCTTTTGGATGAAGACACTCAAATTGCACTTCAGGCTCGTGAGAATGTGAATTTAAAAGAACCTCTTCGAGAAGACGCGTTTACGGATTCTTTCTCTTTGTGGAGTCGTGGAGAGCTGGTGGCCATGGAAGAAGAGCCAAGGGAGATTGCGGAAGAGGAAGAAGAAACCTCTCTAGAGGAGGCCGAAATTCCTGACGAAGAGGCTGTGGTCGAACCTGAAACCACGACCGGTCTTAAAATTTCCATCCTTTCCCCGGCCTCCGGTTCCACTATTAAAAAAGATGCCATTGCGATTGAGGGGCAGATTGTGTCCGGAACGGCCAGCACCGTCACCGTGACTTGGTCCGGCAATGGGGCGCCCTACACCTTGGGCAGTTTTGTGGCCGGCAGCAGCAGTTTCCGCTATGTGGCCGACACCGATTATGCCAATTACTCTTTGGGCTCCAACACCTACACCATTGTGGCTTATGATGAAAATGGGCAGGTGAGCAACACGGTTACCATCACTCTCAATGCAGAATTCTAGCCCCTTCATTGACCTCACTCGTTTAACCACTTCGGGGATGCCCGTGTATCCCGGTGATGAATCCCCTGAATTGCTGCAAACGCTGGATTTTGAAGAATATCATTGTGTGAATCACTCCATAAAAAGCAGCATGCATGTGGGCACGCATATGGATGGTCCCATGCACATGGTCAAAGAAGGCCGTCGGCTTTGTGATATTGAAGTCGAGCGGTTCTTTGGGCGAGGTCTTTTGGTGGATGCACGAGGTAAAAATCTTTTGGACACGGATCTGCTCCCTGCGGATATTCATGCGGGCGACATTGTACTTTTTTGGACGGACTGGGGCAGCCACTTTGGCCAGCCGGTTTATTTCGAAAACTTCCCCGTGCTCACAGAGGCACTCGCGCAGCGATTGGTGGAACTCAAAGTTAAAATGGTTGGGCTCGATACTCCAAGTCCTGATCACGAGCCTTATGCCGTTCACCGCATCCTACTTAAGGAGGAGATTTTAATTGTGGAAAATCTCACCGGTTTAGCGGCTTTAGACGGAAAATCCTTTGAAGTGACCGCTCTTCCCACAAAATATGCCGCAGATAGTGCTCCGGCTCGTGTGATCGCTAGGTTAGTCTAAATACCCATTCAGTTCCCCCAATTTTTCGTAGTGGAATTTGCCGTTTAATCCAGTTAAATTTTCTACAGATGTTGGAGTGCCCCATTTACTATGAATGGGTGAGTCCTCTCCAGCCAAGACGGAGGCTACTTCACAATCCTGTGTTAGGAGCCAGAGGCCGCCTCTCAATGTATCGTAAGCCACAATGACGCCGGCATCGGTGAGGTAATACGCATTTCCTCGTTGGCGGGGGACGCCTTCTATGCCAGTGGTCACATCGCCCAAAACCAGTTGTGCGGTGCAGATCCATTCGGCGGCATCCGCTTCAAACAGGGTATCTGGGTTTGACCCGTTTTGAAGCAATCTATATTGCTTCACCTCAATAGGGCCTAAGACGCCTTCCTTTTCAATGGCTGGGAAAAGATCATAATTGGCTACTCGGAGTTCACCGTCGTGTGTTTTTGTAGCATCTGTTGAATGGGGAAATCGATAGGCCTCACCTCCATTTGAATCGTTGGGGAGTTCAATGTGTTGTCCCTCGAACTCTGCAAAGGGAGTTTCTCCCGGATTTGTAAATAGCATGGATTTTCCGGTCTCCGGCTCCACAAAAAGACTGAAGGAACGAACCGTGCCGTCATCCGTGGGCTCCATGAGTGGGGAGGTAATGCCTAGGGTTGGGCTTTCTTCAGTTGAAAGAGCCGCCACTTGGAGTGAATTGAGATACGGTTGATTACTGATGGTGGTGCTGTTGAGTAACGAGGTGACATCTTCCGGATAAATTGAAGCAGCATCGGGAGCTTGTATAAATGCTCCGGGGCAGTCGAAAACGGAAGGGTCGTCTGCACAGGATTTATTTTCAACTTCATAGGACAGGGCGTACAGGATCGGATTCCCGTTTGAGTCGCTTGCATGGACCAGATTGTGGTGGATCAGAGTGTCATTGAGGTCGTTGGCTATTGAGAGCTCACCGTCAGAAATTTCTATTACGGGTAGGTCTTGCCATGCCTCGGCGAAGGAGGTTTCAAGGCCGCACTTTGCCACGCCTTCTTCATAATCACAACCCATGGGTTCAATTCCCCAGGAAGACTTACCCATGACTTTCCCTATAGAACCTGAACTTGTAATAACGGTTCCAAAAACCAAGCCTGTTACGGGGTCTACCGTTATGCCCCCCCATAAGGTTGAGTCATCGGTGGAATCCCCATTCCCTGAGTTGATGGTGGTTAAAGGAATACTCTCTCCATCCAGTGCTTCGGCCAGCGCCGAAAGATTTCCCATCGTGATGTGGTCTGGAGCGGCCAGGCCTGCAATTTGAGCCTCATCAAGGGTCTGCATGGGGACCGTTGTTCCCACCACGCATGAGAAATCGGTTCCATGCACCGTCACTTGTACTTCAGCGTCGGGGAAGGCTTGATGGAGCGGATTGTTCGCTCGTGTTTCAGGGAATCCGTGTATTTGAACCTCGAGATTTTCATCCAATGCCAGTCCGTTTAAGGAGTAATGCACGGTTCCCGCCATGGCCTGGATGAGCAGATCCACTTCAGTAACGGGCAGGTCCGTGTCCACCCTTAAATCGGCAGTGTTCCCTGGATTTGCTTGAATATTGATACTCAGCCCTTCACAGGGGGGAGTAGCTCCTCCATCGGAGTTGCCCGAGTCCCCTGAGTCACCTGAATCGGTGAAAGGGGAAGAAGCGCTGTCCATTTGTTTCGGAGAACAGCCGCTGAGTACGGTCGAGAGCAACAGGGGTGCCAAGTGACTGAATTTGAGGGCCATTTTTAAAACGAAAGAAGAAGGATTGAGTGCTACTCTAAGCCAAAAATGCTTCTTTGTCTAGCCTTACTCCAAGTACGCTGCCTTGTTTGCCTCATGTTCTTCGTTGGTGGTGGCGTAGTGGACGGCGCCGTCCATGTCGGTGAGGTAGTAGAAATATTCGGATTCTTCCGGATAAATGGTGGCCATCAAGCTGGCGAGACCCGGGTTGCTGATGGCGGTGGGGGTGAGACCCGTATTTAAACGGGTGTTGTAGGGACTGTCTTCGGCCAGGTCGGCGGCGGTGAGCTCGTTGTCGTCTTGAATGTAGAGCAGTGTGGCATCAATACCCAAATACCAGCCGTTGTCGTATCGTTTCCAAATGATGCCGGCCACGATGGGCAAATCCTCCTCGGTGCGGACTTCGCGTTCCACCATGGAGGCCACGATCACCACCTCGCTTAAACTGCGATCCGAGGCTTCGATGGCGGCCGTCATCTCGTCGGTCAATCGGTTGTCGAAGTTCTGCAGCATCATGTTGATGAGGTTTTCGCTGCTGAATGTGGCACTATCTATAAAATAGGTGTCGGGGAAGAGGTAGCCCTCCAAACTTGCGTCTTCTTCCAGGAAATCATAGTCAAAGGAGCAGGTTTTGGCACATTCTTCAAAAGCTCCGGCTCCAATCAGTCCCATTTCAGCCAGTTCCGCATCCATTTCGGCGATGGTCCAGCCTTCGGGAGCGGTGAACGCGAGCTCGCCGGTGCCTTCGGTGGTCAAAACCGTTATGATTTCTCGGAGCGTCATGCCGGGGCTCAGTACAAAGCGGCCGTAGCGCAGGCTTCCATCCAATTCCTCCTCTTTTACGGTTCGTACAAAACTCTTGTCGCTTACAATGAGATCTTCATTCTCCAGGTTTTGAGCGATGCTTTTGGCACTGGACCCTTTTTCTACCTCAAAAACTACTTTTTCCGTGTTCCCATGGTCTGCCGCCTCATTCAAATCCCGTCGCCAAAAGGGCTCCCACACGGTCCATACGACCACCAGGAGTAAACCCAAGAAAAGAAGTTGTAGAAGGCGTTTTTCCATCGAGTAATAGGTTGATGCTGATAATGAAGTTGATAATATTGATGCAGCTTGCGCTGCTTTATTGCTTAGCCTTCGCTGCGCTCCGGCATGCTCGGCATTTCCATGCCCAAATCTCCCATCATGCCGCGCATTTTTTCTGCGGCGAGCTCTTGAGATTTCTTAATGGCCTTGTTGAAGGCGGCGAGCAGGTCTGTTTGCAGTTTGATCCGGTTCTCGGTGGTGAGCATTTCAGGAGGGATACGCACTTCCATCACTTCTTGTTCTCCGTTGATCACTACGGCGATTCCGTTCACTTCCGCCTCAATATGAAGGTTTTTGAGCTCTTCCTTTATCTTTTTGGCTTGTTTTTGCAGTTTATATAAATCCTTTGCTTGTCCAAAGAGTCCCATGGAGAAAAATTAAGATTAAGTGGGCCTAGTATAGCGCTTTAAAGGCAAGCTTCCAAATTTTCCTCTTGCCATCTTGGGCCTCTGTCGCTAAAATCCCTCCGCAAGCTGAAGCGAAGCGAAGGCTAAGCAAGAAAGTCCCGTTATATAAGAATATATGGATAAAGTCACTTTTCCCGTTCAAACTCGAGATACTAGCGTGAAGGCACAGACTCTTCGAAAGAAGAATTTAATTCCTGCCGAATACTACGGTCGTGGAGTTGAAAACATGAGCCTTCAAATGGAATACCAGCCTTTTCGTAAACTTTACAAAAAAGCAGGTTCCAATACCGTGATTGATCTTGAAATTGAAGGGAAGGGAATGAAGAATGTTTTGATCCATAATGTGGCTCTCCACCCTGTTACCGGTCTTTACACTCATGTGGAATTCATCAATGTGCGTATGGATCAAGAAGTAACCACCACGATTCCTGTTCGATTGGAAGGTCAGGCTCCTGCCGTTAAGGAATTGGCGGGTATTTTGATCCAAAACTTGGATGGTATTGAAGTGACTTGTTTGCCTAAAGACTTGGTTCACGAAATTATTGTGGATGTGTCCAGCCTCGTGGACTTCAACAGCTCCATTACCGTTGGAGATCTCAAGATTCCTGCCGGAATCACAGTCCTCAATGAACTTGAAGCATCCGTTGCTTATGTCACTCAACCTCAAGAAGAGGAAGTGGCTGCCACTGAACCTGTTGATGTCTCTGCTGTGGAAGTGACCACAGAGAAGAAGGAGGGTGAGGAAGGTGCTGCGGAAGAGAAGAAAGAAGAATAATCTCTGTTTATTGGATCAGCTCGCTCAAGAGCTTTTTCATGGTTTCCGCCTCGTTGCTGCGAGCCGTTTCATCGTCTTCGATTCTTAGCGTGAATGAATCCCCAATCTTTAAGCCCGGAGCTAGAAGCTGCTTTGGAAAGTGAATCAATTCTGTTTGTGTGCCTTTGTGAAGCTCCAGTATCGCCTGGTCGTTTTCTTCGCCTCTGTAGAAGGCGGTGTATTGAAATTTAAAGGGGTTCCAGGACATATAGATGCCGCTTACGCGGCCTTATTGCTTAGCAGGCTGCGGGCCCCGCTTGGCATAGATTGGTGAAGGTTTCTCACTCTAGCAAAATTTGGGCACAAAAAAAGTGCCAACAGGAGTTTTCCCGTTGACACTTTTTCTTTTTAAAGCAGGGAATTTGCGGCGATCACCGGAGCGATGATGAGCGCAATGGTGTTGATCACTTTAATCAAGGCGTTGAGTGCGGGACCGGCGGTGTCTTTGTACGGATCACCCACGGTGTCTCCAACCACAGCGGCCTTGTGTGTTTCGGATCCTTTTCCACCTCCATTTCCATCTTCCACAAACTTCTTGGCATTGTCCCAAGCTCCTCCGGCATTGCTCATATTAATAGCCATGAGCAGACCGGTCACAATCACTCCCGCCAAGAGTCCTCCGAGTGCCAAAGGTCCAAGGATGAATCCCACCAAAATGGGGGCGGAAATGGCGATGAGGCCGGGCAAAATCATTTCTTTAAGTGCGGCGCGGGTTACGATGTCCACACAGGCTCCGTATTCAGGCTTGGCTTTTCCTTCCATGATTCCTTTGATTTCACGGAATTGACGGCGAACTTCTTCCACCACACTGAAGGCTGCTTTTCCAACCGCTTGCATGAGGAAGGCGGAAAAGAGGAAGGGAAGGGCTCCTCCAATGAAGAGACCCACCATCACGCGGTAGTCGGTGAGGTTGAAAATGAAGTCTTCCGGACTGTTCTTGAGTAACTCTTCTCCGTAGGCCTGAAACAGCACGAGCGCAGCGAGTGCGGCAGAAGCAATGGCGTATCCTTTGGTCACGGCTTTGGTTGTGTTTCCAACGGCATCCAAGGCATCGGTGTGAACGCGAACTTCTTTAGGTAGATTTGCCATTTCAGCAATTCCTCCGGCGTTGTCGGTGATGGGCCCATAGGAATCCATGGCGATCACCATACCGGTGGTGGAAAGCATAGCTACGGCTGCAATGGCAATACCGTAGATACCGCTATCGAGTGTGGAGGTGTCTCCAAGCCAGTAAGCGGCGAGCATGGCAAGGACGATCAAAACCACCATAGGGAAGGTGGAGAACATTCCTTGTGCGAGTCCGGTGATCAAGTTTGTTCCGGCTCCGGTTTCAGACGCCTTGGCGATCATTTTTACCGGTGCGTAATCTTTAGAAGTGTAGTACTCGGTGGCCACATTAATAAGGAGGGTGAGAATCAAACCCACAACCCCTGCAAAGAAGATGTTCAGATCATTGAGCATGATGTCTGTGACGAAGTAGAACCCCACCATA from Candidatus Gracilibacteria bacterium encodes:
- a CDS encoding site-2 protease family protein, with amino-acid sequence MTIFLTVLVFLLVFSALILVHELGHFFAAKRAGVQVEEFGFGLPPRLFGVKKGETLYSLNAIPFGGFVRMLGEDESTEASRKSKRSFSNQPLRTQAWIVVAGVVMNFLLAFVFLTIGFWIGIEPLISTEDDFYNGIREGTVNIEPGLTEGLEEEGVYLPRLVYLAQEGTVFSDKLENGDVIILVNGEEVLTEDDFFATIEGKNSMELEVYREGTGIFPVVISLPEMHPIISFIEPESPAELAGLQVQDQILRLEGEPVYTAEQILGQMPLLAGEDLITYTILRSGEEQELIFEIAPRPEDGRVGIGISDLIPNTGNLSLYQTYVPHTLVGFEKIQYGWAAPWVAFNEMGRLAKLTAVSFVGVIQQFITGGGVSAGVSGPVGIAQMTFVTLQDGFAAMLRFIALLSLSLGVINILPIPALDGGKFFFILVRGITGKKFNPKYEQLIHAAGFLFLIVLILAITFNDIMNLF
- the dnaA gene encoding chromosomal replication initiator protein DnaA — protein: MSAVLPGQDLWLQILEKVEVELKRPHFLTWFQNTALLSFHDGLLVVGVPNIFAKDWLENKVGTQLMEAIKSVHPEVRELMIEVDPHLALPEDSRGVDVNKSFGTKEKKTRKLPGRQEVRLLEGISSKCLNPKYSLHNFVVGPSNRLAHAASLAVGMSPGSIYNPLFVYGGVGLGKTHLLQATGNEILRNDPNKVVVYMTSERFTNEIVEAIGKRNSKDFKDKYRRVDCLIIDDIQFLANKDRTQEEFFHTFNELYDNGKQIIISSDRPPKELDSLQDRLVSRFEMGMIVDVQFPDYETRLAILHAKCRDHEVLIHPEVLEFIAMNVHDSIRELEGVLIQAIAQAELEHSTPTVRSVAKIIKKLGRETSLQSDGVVENTQALHAEDVIDLVGRYFRIPAEELLGDSRKSGVILPRQVVMYLLRHELNLAYEQIGSECGGKNHTTVMHACTKIEKQLKKDKNLLRDINSIKKEMGL
- a CDS encoding FecR domain-containing protein yields the protein MQTTYYRRYQAPKKKNSSFRSFFWLVLFLVFALLLLRACISVASSMLEEKKDEAVLTLYKGEAEILEWGQQEPKKASDAQLILEGDQVRVGPDSWAILSFYDDTKIFMDANSSLTLSAVQIAEDSEQVLLQLTEGRIWVNHKENEDQILDVRVQTAAMSIQSLQGQYLISHLGEQEALFVEEGPVTVEYLDRSEEDRTIETLVFKGGEMSLLDEDTQIALQARENVNLKEPLREDAFTDSFSLWSRGELVAMEEEPREIAEEEEETSLEEAEIPDEEAVVEPETTTGLKISILSPASGSTIKKDAIAIEGQIVSGTASTVTVTWSGNGAPYTLGSFVAGSSSFRYVADTDYANYSLGSNTYTIVAYDENGQVSNTVTITLNAEF
- a CDS encoding cyclase family protein translates to MQNSSPFIDLTRLTTSGMPVYPGDESPELLQTLDFEEYHCVNHSIKSSMHVGTHMDGPMHMVKEGRRLCDIEVERFFGRGLLVDARGKNLLDTDLLPADIHAGDIVLFWTDWGSHFGQPVYFENFPVLTEALAQRLVELKVKMVGLDTPSPDHEPYAVHRILLKEEILIVENLTGLAALDGKSFEVTALPTKYAADSAPARVIARLV
- the mltG gene encoding endolytic transglycosylase MltG, with the translated sequence MEKRLLQLLFLGLLLVVVWTVWEPFWRRDLNEAADHGNTEKVVFEVEKGSSAKSIAQNLENEDLIVSDKSFVRTVKEEELDGSLRYGRFVLSPGMTLREIITVLTTEGTGELAFTAPEGWTIAEMDAELAEMGLIGAGAFEECAKTCSFDYDFLEEDASLEGYLFPDTYFIDSATFSSENLINMMLQNFDNRLTDEMTAAIEASDRSLSEVVIVASMVEREVRTEEDLPIVAGIIWKRYDNGWYLGIDATLLYIQDDNELTAADLAEDSPYNTRLNTGLTPTAISNPGLASLMATIYPEESEYFYYLTDMDGAVHYATTNEEHEANKAAYLE
- a CDS encoding YbaB/EbfC family nucleoid-associated protein codes for the protein MGLFGQAKDLYKLQKQAKKIKEELKNLHIEAEVNGIAVVINGEQEVMEVRIPPEMLTTENRIKLQTDLLAAFNKAIKKSQELAAEKMRGMMGDLGMEMPSMPERSEG
- a CDS encoding 50S ribosomal protein L25: MDKVTFPVQTRDTSVKAQTLRKKNLIPAEYYGRGVENMSLQMEYQPFRKLYKKAGSNTVIDLEIEGKGMKNVLIHNVALHPVTGLYTHVEFINVRMDQEVTTTIPVRLEGQAPAVKELAGILIQNLDGIEVTCLPKDLVHEIIVDVSSLVDFNSSITVGDLKIPAGITVLNELEASVAYVTQPQEEEVAATEPVDVSAVEVTTEKKEGEEGAAEEKKEE
- a CDS encoding sodium-translocating pyrophosphatase, with the translated sequence MSIPVLASAASVLALGWAIGLIISVLSKNDGNLKMQEIAESIREGAMAYLNRQYKTLAIFTILVFLALGFGLPDNGFLIAMGFLVGAIFSALAGYIGMGVSVRANVRTAAAAKDGLGAALLVAFRGGAVTGLAVVGLALLGVSGFYWLFTTYFGLGVDEAPGLLIGFGFGASLISLFARVGGGIYTKAADVGADLVGKIEKGIPEDDPRNPGVIADNVGDNVGDCAGMGADLFETYAVTLIAAMILAGSTLTTKVGAAGVEYPLALGAVAILASIIGIYFVRLGEGKKNIMGALYRGTLVTGLLSMVGFYFVTDIMLNDLNIFFAGVVGLILTLLINVATEYYTSKDYAPVKMIAKASETGAGTNLITGLAQGMFSTFPMVVLIVLAMLAAYWLGDTSTLDSGIYGIAIAAVAMLSTTGMVIAMDSYGPITDNAGGIAEMANLPKEVRVHTDALDAVGNTTKAVTKGYAIASAALAALVLFQAYGEELLKNSPEDFIFNLTDYRVMVGLFIGGALPFLFSAFLMQAVGKAAFSVVEEVRRQFREIKGIMEGKAKPEYGACVDIVTRAALKEMILPGLIAISAPILVGFILGPLALGGLLAGVIVTGLLMAINMSNAGGAWDNAKKFVEDGNGGGKGSETHKAAVVGDTVGDPYKDTAGPALNALIKVINTIALIIAPVIAANSLL